The genomic DNA GTCCGCGGTCTCCAGGGCGTGAAGTCCCTGGTCGACGGAATAGTCGAGCCCGTCCGAACCGGTCACCTTTCCTGCGGTGATGCCACAGACCTCGACTTCATAGGGCCAGTTGCCTGCGGGCACGGTCGTCGGCCGTCCGCTGGGCACGGCGGAAGCCGCCTCACCGCTCGGATTCGGCTGGGAGCGTGGGGCCGCCTCGGCGCGGGTGCGGTCTGTGGCTGCGTTCGACTCCCGCCCGAAGACCTGGACGGGGACGCCGAGATCCATGGCAGACACCCCGTCCAGTGCCAGCACGAGGATGCGGTGCGGGCGGAAACGGGGTGTTCTGCGTGGAAGCGTGCGGGGGTCGTCAATCATGATCGCATCTCAGTCTAGGCAATCGGGACTCGGCGGACTCAGTGCTCGTGGACCCCGGTGAGCTTGAAGCCGAGACGGCCGTGGGCGTAGGCTCCGCCGGCACGGAGCGCCGAGGCAGTCCAGGCGGTCTCGGCCAGTTCGGTCTCCGTGGCGCCGGCCTTGACGGCGGCATTCGAATGCGCATCGATGCAGTAGGCACACTGGGTGGTCAAGCCGACGGCGCAGGCGATCAGCTCGCGGTATTTCAGCGGGATCTCACGGCCCTCGGAAGCGAAGACGGCGTTGTTGAACTCGCCGAAGGCCTTGAGGATGTCGGGAGTGGTCTCTTTGTAGGCCCTGTCGTACTTGCCGTCGGTCTCGCGGTCGAAGAAATCGGTCATGGTCGCATCTCCTGTGATCGGTGTCATTCCGATCCTCACGCTACCGAGTCCCCGCACCAATCGCTACGGAATTGTCACCTAAGAGGCGGATCGACACGTACACAGCTACGCCGGACGGGACTGCGGTCGGTGTGCCTCCTGTGGGTGGATCCGCTTCGAGTATCCGCACTGTTTCGAGGTGGATCCGCCCGCAGGAGACACGCGAACCGCTCGGGCTCAGTACAGCGTGTTCTGGCCGATGAGAGGGGCAGGCTGCGCTCCCGGCAGAGGCGGTTCCTGAGGTGCGGCTGCGGCAGGCGTGACCTCAGGAGGTGCAACCGCTGCTTCATCCAGCGCAGACACGGGCGCTGCAGATACAGGATCCGCAGCTGCTGGAATCGGGTCTGCCGGAGCCGGCGCCACGGGGGCGTCCTCCGCCGGGGCGGGCAAAGTCTGCGCAGGGACCGATTCGACGGATTCCGCAGCCGCCTGCACCGCTTCGGCCGGTGCCGCAACAGCTGGCACGGACTCCGCGGCCAAAGCTTCGGCGCTCTCCGTCTCGGGGATGCCGATTCTCGGATCGGCGGGAGCAGCCGCCGACGGCGCGGCGGGAACAGCTGCGTTCGGCGCTGCGGGCGCCACGGGCGCGGTGCCCGCTGCAGCGTTTCGGGGAGCCGCCTCGGTGGGGGCAGGAGAAGTCGGCTCGGACGGAATCGGTGGGACCGCCTCGGCGATGGCCTCGAACATGGCCAAGGTGCCGTGCTGGGCGGCGAGGCTCACCGGTTCGGGGTCGCTCGAGAGCTTGATGCCGACGGTCTGCGTGGCGCGGTCGATGTAGAGCATCTGGCCATGGATGCCGATGCCGATGACGACGTCCCGGCTGGCCGACGGCAGCCAGAACTGGCTGCGGTACATGCCGCC from Brevibacterium sp. JSBI002 includes the following:
- a CDS encoding carboxymuconolactone decarboxylase family protein, which codes for MTDFFDRETDGKYDRAYKETTPDILKAFGEFNNAVFASEGREIPLKYRELIACAVGLTTQCAYCIDAHSNAAVKAGATETELAETAWTASALRAGGAYAHGRLGFKLTGVHEH